In a single window of the BD1-7 clade bacterium genome:
- the recB gene encoding RecBCD enzyme subunit RecB, with product MQTLDLTTVPLSGISLIEASAGTGKTFTISNLVLRLILMPQPGLGEAPLRIDDVLVVTFTKAATQELKDRIRQRISDAEIYIQTKQTDDPVLASIVDQALSSDGEETIYERCLLAKLSVDDAPVFTIHGFCQRVLSDFGFTAGQPAEQTLLESADELLQKVVNQLWRETLYALDPVRATLYQRLLKSPDSLIQRLRPALDDDLDTLGRSAQVDDLITNMTAAWQQAREYWQTDASEICGWFAKGIGRSYTKRYVPIWLAQLGEYLDDESTLFMPPEKVFRFSQKTLLEKLADKAPKHALFDALETIETLLPQLEDAVLDDLRRRAIDAIKSLQSQQNILFFDDLIKRVARACGESSAASEALLAQLRTTYPAALIDEFQDTDQYQYEIFRRIYRDSPSGCEDSVAEKTSGTCMMMIGDPKQAIYSFRGADINTYFMARHDVVEQQRYTLNTNHRSVPDLVQGVNGLFLQADNPFAISDFPEYPDVGSPDRFAGRKSLSMAGRDVPITISSLDIEDNPSIETWRQQAAQQTAEFIQSVLDKNALIGDKIAEPRDIAILVRKGSQAEIMRLALAEKGINSVFLSNDSVLNTAECDAFIRLVHAVIQPFDQSRIMAALGDTLIGFDAGKLCQINQDASEWAQVQWQFVSANHLWKKSGFIVMWQKLMQSFDIAERLLGFTEGERRLTNLNQLAELFLARENRRVDFATQLHRFQQMALEGRSGDEAERIRLQSDANLVEIVTIHKSKGLEYPIVCCPFLFDASSPQSRGPRITFNADSQQRQLHWSSDKDVDEQLKQDAFSEDVRLLYVALTRAADHLHICWGPAKGVDKSALYALLYGRGAKLKELLSDTNAETGASVFWGVFDDLEHWSLAGAVDASDQTDAAIDEHIDTFDVATFTRTVHHKPIARSYSAVLMGQHAVYPGADTPLSEQQEQGRERDEVALQALVSEVPVEVPEFEATIFHFPRGSEAGNFMHLVLEDTDFQDLTGLPDVVEKRLDLYNFDTEIWPEPLVNHFTQCLQKRLPTAGCALSDLADTQLVKEMDFHLYAKPVDGQRIAELLAKYRSEPLLETSFMAIDGLFKGFIDLVFEHQGRYYVLDYKSNFLGYTVADYAHDAMKESIQDHDYDLQYLMYTAALQRYLRRILLDYDYETHIGGVLYLYLRGINDADDNGIWFDRPDAAMIDAFEQLFDEGTLA from the coding sequence ATGCAGACGCTTGATCTAACAACCGTTCCGCTCAGTGGCATTAGCCTGATTGAAGCCAGTGCCGGAACCGGTAAAACCTTCACTATCAGTAATCTGGTGTTACGTCTGATTTTGATGCCTCAACCGGGACTTGGCGAAGCGCCCTTGCGTATTGATGATGTGCTGGTGGTGACTTTTACCAAAGCGGCAACGCAAGAGCTGAAAGATCGGATACGACAACGCATCAGTGATGCAGAGATTTATATTCAAACAAAACAGACTGATGATCCGGTGCTAGCAAGTATTGTTGATCAGGCATTGTCGAGTGACGGTGAAGAAACCATCTACGAGCGTTGCTTGCTGGCTAAGCTCAGTGTTGACGATGCGCCAGTGTTTACCATTCACGGTTTTTGCCAGCGGGTATTGTCGGACTTCGGCTTTACCGCCGGTCAACCCGCTGAACAAACACTGTTGGAATCTGCCGATGAACTCCTGCAAAAGGTGGTGAATCAGCTTTGGCGTGAAACCCTATATGCACTTGATCCGGTGCGCGCCACCTTGTATCAGCGATTGTTGAAATCGCCTGATTCCCTGATTCAACGTTTGCGCCCGGCGCTGGACGACGATCTAGATACATTAGGTCGTAGCGCCCAAGTAGATGACCTGATCACAAATATGACTGCCGCGTGGCAGCAGGCCAGAGAATATTGGCAAACCGATGCATCTGAAATTTGCGGCTGGTTCGCCAAAGGTATTGGCCGATCGTACACCAAGCGCTATGTGCCTATTTGGTTGGCGCAATTGGGTGAATATTTGGATGATGAATCAACGCTGTTTATGCCGCCGGAAAAGGTGTTTCGATTCAGCCAGAAAACGCTGTTAGAGAAGCTGGCAGATAAGGCGCCAAAACATGCCTTATTCGACGCATTAGAAACGATCGAAACCTTGTTGCCGCAACTTGAAGATGCTGTGCTTGATGATTTGCGCCGACGTGCGATTGATGCCATAAAATCGTTGCAGTCACAGCAAAATATCTTGTTTTTCGACGACTTGATCAAGCGGGTTGCGCGTGCCTGTGGGGAATCCTCAGCGGCCTCAGAAGCTTTACTAGCCCAGCTTCGTACGACGTATCCTGCGGCTTTGATTGATGAGTTTCAGGATACCGATCAGTACCAATACGAAATATTTCGCCGTATTTATCGAGATTCGCCGAGTGGGTGTGAAGACTCTGTTGCCGAGAAAACATCTGGCACTTGCATGATGATGATTGGCGACCCGAAGCAGGCAATTTACAGCTTTCGAGGGGCAGATATTAACACCTACTTTATGGCCCGGCACGATGTCGTTGAGCAACAACGATACACGCTGAACACTAATCACCGTAGTGTCCCTGATTTGGTTCAAGGGGTCAACGGATTGTTTTTGCAGGCGGACAATCCCTTTGCGATTAGTGACTTTCCGGAATACCCGGATGTTGGATCGCCCGACAGGTTTGCGGGTCGTAAGAGCTTATCGATGGCAGGTCGTGATGTGCCCATCACAATTTCCTCGTTAGATATTGAAGATAATCCATCGATTGAAACCTGGCGTCAGCAGGCGGCTCAGCAAACCGCTGAGTTTATCCAATCGGTACTGGATAAAAATGCGCTAATTGGCGACAAGATTGCTGAGCCTCGGGATATTGCCATTCTGGTTCGAAAGGGTTCTCAGGCTGAAATCATGCGTTTGGCACTGGCAGAAAAAGGCATCAATAGTGTGTTTCTGTCGAACGATTCTGTGCTGAATACTGCTGAGTGTGACGCTTTTATTCGTTTGGTTCACGCTGTGATTCAGCCGTTCGATCAAAGCCGAATCATGGCAGCGTTAGGCGACACATTGATCGGTTTTGATGCGGGTAAATTATGCCAAATAAATCAGGATGCCAGCGAATGGGCGCAGGTTCAGTGGCAGTTTGTAAGTGCTAACCACCTGTGGAAGAAAAGCGGGTTTATTGTGATGTGGCAAAAGTTGATGCAGAGCTTCGACATTGCCGAACGATTACTGGGCTTTACAGAAGGTGAGCGCCGACTAACAAACCTAAACCAGCTGGCTGAGTTGTTTCTGGCTAGAGAAAATCGCCGAGTCGATTTTGCCACGCAATTGCACCGGTTCCAGCAAATGGCATTGGAGGGTCGCAGCGGCGATGAGGCTGAACGCATCCGTTTACAATCTGATGCGAATTTGGTCGAAATCGTGACGATCCATAAATCCAAAGGCTTAGAGTACCCGATTGTTTGTTGTCCGTTTTTGTTTGATGCGTCGTCGCCACAAAGTCGTGGGCCGAGAATCACATTCAATGCGGATTCACAGCAACGCCAATTGCATTGGTCATCCGATAAAGACGTTGACGAGCAACTTAAACAAGATGCGTTCAGCGAAGATGTGCGACTGTTGTATGTTGCGTTAACACGTGCTGCAGATCATTTACATATTTGCTGGGGCCCGGCCAAAGGCGTAGATAAATCTGCTTTGTATGCGCTCTTATACGGCCGTGGAGCGAAACTTAAAGAATTATTGTCAGATACCAACGCTGAAACCGGCGCATCGGTATTTTGGGGCGTTTTTGATGATCTTGAACATTGGTCTCTGGCGGGTGCTGTCGATGCATCCGATCAAACCGACGCGGCTATAGATGAACACATTGATACGTTTGACGTCGCTACCTTTACTCGAACAGTCCATCACAAACCCATCGCACGTAGTTATTCAGCCGTATTGATGGGGCAGCATGCAGTGTACCCTGGGGCAGACACACCGTTGTCGGAGCAACAAGAGCAGGGCCGTGAGCGCGATGAGGTCGCTTTGCAGGCGTTAGTCAGCGAGGTTCCCGTTGAAGTACCAGAATTTGAAGCCACCATTTTTCACTTTCCGCGTGGTAGCGAAGCCGGCAACTTTATGCACTTGGTGTTGGAAGACACGGATTTTCAGGATCTAACCGGTTTGCCCGATGTTGTTGAAAAACGCCTCGATCTTTATAACTTTGATACGGAAATTTGGCCAGAGCCCTTGGTGAATCATTTTACCCAGTGCTTGCAGAAAAGGTTACCGACTGCCGGCTGTGCATTGTCGGATTTGGCCGATACGCAACTGGTTAAAGAAATGGATTTTCATCTGTATGCCAAACCCGTTGATGGACAGCGCATTGCGGAATTGCTCGCCAAGTACCGTAGTGAGCCCTTGTTAGAAACCTCATTTATGGCCATTGATGGTCTGTTCAAAGGGTTTATCGATCTCGTGTTTGAGCATCAGGGGCGTTATTACGTACTGGATTACAAGTCTAACTTCCTTGGTTATACCGTTGCAGACTATGCACATGATGCGATGAAAGAGAGCATCCAGGATCATGACTACGATTTGCAGTATTTGATGTACACCGCAGCACTGCAACGTTATCTGCGACGTATATTGCTCGACTACGATTATGAAACTCATATCGGCGGTGTTTTGTACCTGTATTTGCGGGGAATTAACGATGCCGACGATAATGGCATTTGGTTTGATCGACCTGATGCAGCAATGATTGATGCGTTCGAACAGCTGTTTGATGAAGGAACGTTGGCATGA
- the recC gene encoding RecBCD enzyme subunit RecC: MLTIFYSNKLEALSIKLSALLRHEPLPPLAKEQIVVESAAMMQWLQGQLAQHTGIAANLDFPFPAALVWQIYREQMPDLPRQTRFDRSPLVWRLYDRMVRLRLEQNPEFGLNELKQYVGQLSNDHQLMTFAQLVANLYDQYQIYRPKWLIDWRNGGMLGAETFPWQAELWRILCNDTIDEPDRASVFADALTHFPLPEASARKVAHRLHFFAVSTLPEAYMQLFGALAQTIDVNLYVLNPCAEFWGDVKPWRQVMEARVAGLSAETLDAATTESIDGSNELLAMLARQPQDFVNLLQTLEASDDQLFVESPDDTLLARLQNDVLYLRQHDAGMSATEKSQIPSLDQSLAIHACHSELREVQVLHDELLRYFDQHSKLAWDDVAVMVTNLETYAPYIQSVFATADDGLRLPFHIAEKQGIDGEPVKTALLDLLQLSGESYARSSVIRLLQEPVIARSSGIDDANLIEQLIGELNVRFGLYDADWQVFGDQVVPLSWQQASQRLVSSFALPDQDDMWSATLAGIDGGCADQAGYLCQFIENLGLLGAGNAKRSLNDWCAYVGVLLERFFGKAEDQEEREVFQINEALQQLHDTAELAEFNQPLDLRVFVDRLEQAMTQAASHHYFRPGCINIATLLPMRSIPFQRICVLGMNDGAYPTPSANNQLDLMLQTPKRGDRNKRDEERYLFLEALLAARESLYISYIGRSHIDNSERYPSLLVTELLNHIDAGYTVAEQKEDMLSQALTRHHHLQPFDPRYFIANSRMQSFHPNHQQQARILSSGVATSIPAFGQDIDVEMPTDIDLSAFCRAIVQPHRDYLRQIGIALDVEETVDEDNECFVATGLENYQLLIMALDRRLRGASMPAADVLTRYDLSPQAALGESTVAEQLQLADAMIDSADALGLALTQSQWLEPLQFELPVGDLVVRGVLNQLAVDAKAANIHLGWAGRRLHGRHALRVWIEHLIAQCVLDRPVTSYLLEADAVWRILPLEADDAASILASLAMRIRETRQSPCWFFARSSFTYMQLLGGDDRAQAKAPFKLEEGIIGTSNVTGEWQDCYSSYALRGCDSLPLPKVIAEAEAVFGPMFDVFEAVEEESADADA, encoded by the coding sequence ATGCTCACTATTTTTTATTCCAACAAATTGGAAGCCCTATCAATCAAGCTTAGCGCCTTGCTTCGCCACGAGCCGTTGCCACCACTTGCCAAAGAACAAATCGTGGTGGAATCTGCCGCGATGATGCAATGGTTGCAAGGCCAGCTGGCACAGCATACGGGCATTGCAGCCAATTTGGACTTCCCGTTTCCCGCGGCCCTAGTTTGGCAAATCTATCGAGAACAAATGCCTGATTTGCCTCGTCAGACCCGATTTGACCGCTCGCCGCTGGTCTGGCGGCTATACGATCGAATGGTTCGGTTAAGACTAGAACAAAATCCCGAGTTTGGCTTGAATGAGCTAAAGCAATATGTAGGCCAGCTATCAAACGACCACCAGCTTATGACATTTGCCCAGTTGGTAGCGAATCTCTACGACCAATATCAGATTTACCGGCCTAAATGGTTGATTGATTGGCGCAATGGCGGAATGCTCGGTGCAGAAACCTTCCCTTGGCAGGCAGAGTTGTGGCGGATTCTCTGTAATGACACGATCGATGAACCCGACCGTGCCAGCGTTTTTGCTGATGCCTTGACGCACTTTCCTCTACCTGAAGCCAGTGCACGTAAAGTGGCACACCGCTTACACTTTTTTGCGGTGTCGACATTACCTGAAGCCTACATGCAGCTATTTGGTGCACTTGCGCAGACCATCGACGTAAACCTTTATGTGTTGAATCCATGCGCGGAATTTTGGGGGGATGTGAAGCCCTGGCGTCAGGTTATGGAAGCTCGCGTGGCGGGTTTGTCTGCGGAGACGTTGGATGCCGCTACCACGGAATCTATTGACGGCAGCAATGAACTGTTAGCTATGTTGGCACGACAACCACAAGACTTTGTAAACCTGTTACAAACGTTGGAGGCCTCAGACGATCAACTCTTTGTTGAAAGCCCCGATGATACCTTGCTGGCGCGTCTGCAGAATGATGTTCTTTACTTGCGGCAACATGACGCAGGGATGTCTGCAACCGAAAAATCGCAGATTCCGTCATTGGATCAAAGCCTGGCGATCCATGCCTGCCACAGCGAGTTGCGTGAGGTTCAGGTTCTGCATGACGAACTGCTGCGTTATTTCGATCAGCACTCCAAGTTAGCGTGGGATGATGTTGCTGTGATGGTTACCAACCTCGAAACTTATGCGCCCTATATTCAAAGTGTGTTTGCCACCGCAGATGATGGTTTACGTTTGCCATTTCACATTGCTGAAAAACAAGGCATTGATGGCGAGCCGGTAAAAACTGCGTTGCTGGATTTGTTGCAGCTGTCGGGAGAATCCTATGCGCGTTCGTCAGTCATTCGTTTGCTGCAAGAACCCGTTATTGCGCGTTCTTCAGGTATTGATGATGCCAATTTGATAGAACAACTGATCGGTGAGCTGAATGTGCGGTTTGGGCTTTACGATGCAGATTGGCAGGTTTTTGGTGATCAAGTGGTCCCCCTTAGTTGGCAGCAGGCCAGTCAACGGTTGGTTAGCAGTTTTGCATTGCCGGATCAGGATGATATGTGGTCGGCAACATTGGCCGGTATTGATGGAGGGTGTGCTGACCAAGCGGGATACTTGTGTCAGTTTATAGAAAACTTGGGCCTTCTCGGGGCTGGCAATGCCAAGCGCTCGCTCAATGACTGGTGCGCCTACGTGGGCGTATTGTTAGAACGCTTTTTCGGCAAGGCTGAAGATCAGGAAGAACGTGAAGTTTTTCAGATTAACGAAGCGCTACAGCAGCTGCACGACACCGCTGAACTTGCCGAGTTTAATCAACCACTCGATCTGCGTGTGTTTGTCGATCGTTTGGAGCAGGCCATGACACAAGCGGCCAGCCATCATTATTTTCGCCCAGGCTGTATTAATATTGCCACGCTGCTGCCGATGCGATCGATTCCGTTTCAGCGTATTTGTGTGCTTGGTATGAACGACGGTGCGTACCCGACGCCGTCGGCAAATAACCAACTTGATCTCATGTTACAAACGCCAAAACGTGGTGACCGGAATAAACGGGATGAAGAACGCTATTTGTTTCTGGAAGCTTTGCTTGCAGCGCGCGAATCTCTCTACATCAGTTATATCGGCCGCAGTCATATTGATAACAGTGAGCGATACCCATCTCTGTTAGTAACCGAGCTTTTGAATCATATTGATGCCGGGTACACCGTTGCTGAGCAAAAAGAAGACATGCTCAGCCAAGCGTTAACGCGACACCATCATCTCCAGCCGTTTGACCCACGGTATTTTATTGCCAATAGCCGAATGCAGAGCTTCCATCCAAACCATCAACAACAGGCCAGAATCTTGTCGTCTGGTGTTGCTACATCGATACCGGCGTTTGGCCAGGATATTGATGTTGAGATGCCTACCGATATTGATCTGTCAGCGTTTTGTCGTGCCATTGTTCAGCCGCACCGGGACTACCTCAGACAAATAGGCATTGCTCTTGATGTTGAAGAGACCGTTGATGAAGACAACGAGTGTTTTGTAGCAACCGGCTTGGAAAACTATCAGTTGCTGATCATGGCGCTTGATCGCAGGTTGCGGGGTGCATCCATGCCAGCAGCAGACGTTCTGACTCGTTATGATCTGTCACCACAGGCTGCCCTTGGCGAATCGACTGTGGCAGAGCAATTGCAGTTGGCGGACGCAATGATCGATTCTGCAGACGCATTAGGTTTAGCGTTAACGCAAAGCCAGTGGTTGGAGCCATTGCAATTCGAATTGCCAGTGGGTGATCTCGTCGTCCGCGGGGTATTGAATCAGCTGGCAGTAGATGCAAAAGCTGCCAATATCCATTTAGGCTGGGCAGGCCGGCGGCTACATGGGCGACATGCATTACGTGTTTGGATCGAGCACTTGATCGCTCAATGTGTGCTCGATCGACCCGTTACAAGTTACCTGTTGGAGGCCGACGCTGTCTGGCGTATCTTGCCTTTGGAGGCTGATGATGCTGCGTCGATATTAGCGTCGTTAGCAATGCGAATACGAGAAACGCGACAATCGCCGTGTTGGTTTTTTGCACGTTCGTCGTTCACCTACATGCAATTGTTAGGTGGCGATGATCGTGCGCAAGCCAAGGCGCCATTCAAGCTTGAGGAGGGGATTATCGGTACCAGCAATGTGACTGGCGAATGGCAAGACTGTTACAGCTCTTATGCATTACGCGGTTGTGACAGCTTACCTCTACCAAAGGTAATTGCTGAAGCCGAAGCCGTGTTTGGCCCGATGTTTGACGTTTTTGAAGCCGTTGAGGAGGAGAGTGCGGATGCAGACGCTTGA